From one Lolium rigidum isolate FL_2022 chromosome 4, APGP_CSIRO_Lrig_0.1, whole genome shotgun sequence genomic stretch:
- the LOC124707773 gene encoding microtubule-binding protein TANGLED1-like, which translates to MVARSPNAKPDRQTAAAIAAAAALNPALVRETLKKMDRCMARLQELQYTVAGGAKVVSGVSLSPRSTRGYLRTSIRCKQETVRMRATPAKTRSPKGKFGGADGAAAPWRRMSLPAMLLGETVLEIVQASQFARDIVAVADPPRTPNPVARTKNAPVEQTPLRARRAKEKQSQRGGGTARAEAGTPPSRGRVRSRIQFKPASPLGRPSSVAANRVSPKNRPWAKKTVMFPNPAFCAPTSSSTAYASPSSAKKQKRFSSSRSPVLARQTPHKFLVKSPPGALGSKLKSQSKLLPNSRPVVDVSPPGKSRRCSFSPSRLATRLVSPIKARLSFVSPMKARRTSTHGGVVGGSSSMMSGLKQRPVVSLTARTVSSRISS; encoded by the exons ATGGTCGCCAGGAGCCCCAACGCCAAGCCCGACAGGCAGacggcggccgccatcgccgctgcTGCCGCGCTCAACCCCGCCCTCGTCAGGGAGACCCTCAAGAAG aTGGACCGGTGCATGGCTCGGCTCCAGGAGCTGCAGtacacggtggccggcggcgccaaGGTCGTCTCCGGGGTCAGCCTCAGCCCGCGCAGCACCCGCGGCTACCTCCGCACCAGCATCCGCTGCAAGCAGGAGACCGTCAG GATGAGGGCAACGCCCGCGAAGACCAGATCCCCCAAAGGCAAGttcggcggcgccgacggcgcgGCGGCCCCGTGGCGGCGGATGTCGTTGCCGGCGATGCTCCTCGGCGAGACGGTGCTGGAGATCGTCCAGGCCAGCCAGTTCGCCCGGGACATCGTGGCGGTCGCCGATCCCCCCAGGACCCCGAACCCCGTCGCGAGAACCAAAAACGCCCCCGTGGAGCAGACGCCGCTCCGAGCGCGCCGCGCCAAGGAGAAGCAGAGCCAGCGTGGCGGTGGCACCGCGCGAGCCGAGGCCGGCACGCCGCCGTCGCGCGGGCGGGTCCGGTCCCGGATTCAGTTCAAGCCCGCCTCGCCTCTCGGCCGGCCGTCGTCGGTGGCGGCGAACAGGGTGTCCCCCAAGAACCGGCCGTGGGCCAAGAAGACGGTGATGTTCCCCAATCCCGCGTTCTGCgcccccacctcctcctccaccgcgtacgcctcgccgtcgtcggcgaaGAAACAGAAGCGGTTCTCCAGCAGTCGGTCCCCTGTCCTGGCCCGGCAGACGCCGCACAAGTTCCTGGTCAAGTCGCCGCCGGGCGCTCTGGGGTCCAAGCTGAAAAGCCAAAGCAAATTGCTGCCCAATTCAAGGCCCGTCGTCGATGTGTCGCCACCAGGGAAAAGCCGGCGGTGCTCCTTCTCGCCGTCCAGGCTGGCGACAAGGCTCGTTTCACCAATAAAGGCCAGGCTATCCTTCGTGTCGCCAATGAAAGCGAGGAGGACATCGACGCATGGTGGCGTcgtcggcggcagcagcagcatgaTGAGCGGGCTCAAGCAGCGACCCGTCGTCAGCTTGACGGCGCGCACCGTCTCGAGCAGGATATCATCTTGA